In one window of Gemmatimonadota bacterium DNA:
- a CDS encoding hydrogenase maturation nickel metallochaperone HypA has translation MHELSLALEVCRIAEASAAPHPARAVRAVAVEVGEDAGIELENFRFCLEALLSDVPFAGARAELTTLPGTDLRVTHLEVDDGRPDD, from the coding sequence ATGCATGAGCTGAGCCTCGCCCTTGAAGTCTGCCGCATCGCCGAGGCGAGCGCGGCACCCCACCCGGCGCGCGCGGTGCGGGCCGTCGCCGTCGAGGTGGGGGAGGACGCGGGGATCGAGCTCGAGAACTTCCGGTTCTGCCTGGAGGCGCTGCTCTCCGACGTGCCGTTCGCCGGCGCGCGGGCCGAGCTCACGACCCTCCCCGGCACGGACCTCAGGGTGACCCACCTGGAGGTGGATGATGGCCGTCCGGACGATTGA
- a CDS encoding HypC/HybG/HupF family hydrogenase formation chaperone, with protein MCLGIPGRILDTRDDRGLLMGTVDFGGVRREVCLAYVADEVKVGDYVTVHVGFAISRVDEAEARRTFEVLQEMSQLEELDWMREVAEQSLAGAPPREQP; from the coding sequence ATGTGCCTGGGCATTCCCGGCCGCATTCTCGACACCCGGGACGACCGGGGCTTGCTGATGGGCACGGTGGACTTCGGCGGCGTCCGCCGCGAGGTCTGCCTGGCCTACGTGGCGGACGAGGTGAAGGTGGGGGACTACGTCACGGTGCACGTGGGCTTCGCCATCAGCCGGGTGGATGAGGCCGAGGCCCGGCGCACCTTCGAGGTGCTCCAGGAGATGAGCCAGCTGGAGGAGCTCGACTGGATGCGCGAGGTGGCCGAACAGAGCCTGGCGGGTGCCCCGCCGCGGGAGCAGCCATGA
- the hypD gene encoding hydrogenase formation protein HypD — MKYLDEYRDGAVARGLIAKIRATATRPWTLMEVCGGQTHTIVRQGLDQLLEGAVEMIHGPGCPVCVTPLEQIDKALHLAGRPDVIFTSFGDMLRVPGSTCDLLQVRARGGQIRVVYSPLDALELALRHPDKQVVFFAVGFETTAPANAMAVWRARELGVPNFSILVSHVTVPPAMTALLSAPDNRVQGFLAAGHVCAVMGWEEYEPIAARHHVPIVVTGFEPVDILEGILMAVRQLEEGRHEVENQYVRSVRREGTPPAQALVRKVFRLTDRQWRGIGTIPGSGLSLREEYADFDAEVRFGLGDITAQEPRECRAGDVLRGMLKPNGCAAFGTRCTPEHPLGAPMVSSEGACAAYYNYARFREPAGPTGVGS; from the coding sequence ATGAAATACCTCGACGAGTACCGCGACGGCGCGGTGGCCCGGGGGCTGATCGCGAAGATCCGCGCCACCGCCACCCGGCCCTGGACGCTGATGGAAGTGTGCGGCGGCCAGACCCACACGATCGTCCGCCAGGGACTCGACCAGCTGCTCGAGGGCGCGGTGGAGATGATCCACGGCCCCGGCTGCCCGGTGTGCGTGACGCCGCTGGAGCAGATCGACAAGGCGCTGCACCTGGCCGGCCGGCCCGACGTGATCTTCACGTCGTTCGGCGACATGCTGCGGGTGCCCGGCTCCACCTGCGACCTGCTGCAGGTCCGCGCCCGGGGCGGGCAGATCCGCGTGGTCTACTCCCCGCTCGACGCCCTGGAGCTCGCGCTCCGGCATCCCGACAAGCAGGTGGTGTTCTTTGCCGTCGGGTTCGAGACCACCGCGCCGGCCAACGCCATGGCGGTGTGGCGCGCCCGCGAGCTCGGCGTGCCCAACTTCAGCATCCTCGTCTCCCACGTCACCGTGCCGCCGGCCATGACCGCGCTGCTCTCCGCCCCCGACAACCGGGTGCAGGGGTTCCTCGCGGCCGGGCACGTCTGCGCCGTGATGGGCTGGGAGGAGTACGAGCCGATCGCCGCGCGGCACCACGTGCCGATCGTGGTCACCGGCTTCGAGCCGGTGGACATTCTCGAGGGGATCCTGATGGCGGTCCGGCAGCTGGAGGAGGGGCGGCACGAGGTGGAGAACCAGTACGTCCGCTCAGTCCGGCGCGAAGGCACGCCCCCTGCCCAGGCGCTGGTGCGCAAGGTCTTCCGCCTCACCGACCGGCAGTGGCGCGGGATCGGCACCATCCCCGGCAGCGGCCTCAGCCTGCGCGAGGAGTACGCCGACTTCGACGCCGAGGTGCGCTTCGGGCTGGGCGACATCACCGCGCAGGAACCGCGCGAGTGCCGCGCCGGGGACGTGCTCCGCGGCATGCTCAAGCCGAACGGCTGCGCGGCCTTCGGCACCCGCTGCACCCCGGAGCATCCCCTCGGCGCGCCGATGGTGTCGTCCGAGGGCGCGTGCGCCGCCTACTACAACTACGCCCGCTTCCGCGAACCCGCGGGCCCCACGGGAGTGGGCTCATGA
- a CDS encoding nickel-dependent hydrogenase large subunit translates to MAATKVVVDPITRIEGHLRIEAQAENGKISNAWATSTQFRGIEIIMQGRDPRDAWAFTQRICGVCTVVHAVASCRAVEDALGITIPTNANLIRNLVHGMQFIQDHVIHFYHLHALDWVDVVSALKADPGGTSRLARSISPWPNNSESYFKAVQDRLKKFVAGGQLGIFANGYWGHSAYKLPPEANLMAVAHYLEALDWQRDVIRLHTIFGGKNPHPNFLVGGMACAINLEDTGTINAEKLVDVQAMIRRAREFVEQVYYPDLVAIAGFYKDWAAIGGGTRNHLCVGEFPEGGVNDLKDLYFPRGIILNGDLSTVHEYDHKLVKEYITSSWYEYPGGDDVGLHPFEGETKAKYSGPPTPWQYLQGLDKYTWMKAPRYDGKPMQVGPLSRMLVAYASGHDDVQGIVNEALGKLGVGPEALFSTLGRTAARGLETVLIARRMDTWFNALIERVKGGDTRTFAGEKWEPSTWPASCEGYGYLDAPRGALGHWVQIKEGKISRYQCVVPSTWNCSPRDKQGQMGPYEAALTDNHPLVNPEQPIEILRTIHSFDPCMACGVHVLDAQGNKVTEVKVQ, encoded by the coding sequence ATGGCTGCAACGAAAGTCGTCGTCGATCCGATCACGCGCATCGAGGGACACCTCCGGATCGAGGCCCAGGCCGAGAACGGGAAGATCAGCAACGCGTGGGCGACCTCCACGCAGTTCCGCGGCATCGAGATCATCATGCAGGGCCGCGATCCCCGGGACGCCTGGGCGTTCACCCAGCGCATCTGCGGCGTGTGCACGGTGGTGCACGCGGTGGCCTCGTGCCGGGCGGTGGAGGACGCGCTCGGCATCACCATCCCCACCAACGCCAACCTGATCCGCAACCTGGTCCACGGGATGCAGTTCATCCAGGACCACGTGATCCACTTCTACCACCTCCACGCCCTCGACTGGGTGGACGTGGTGAGCGCCCTCAAGGCCGACCCGGGCGGCACCAGCCGCCTGGCCCGGTCGATCTCCCCCTGGCCGAACAACTCCGAGAGCTACTTCAAGGCGGTGCAGGACCGGCTCAAGAAGTTCGTGGCCGGCGGCCAGCTCGGCATCTTTGCCAACGGGTACTGGGGCCATTCGGCCTACAAGCTCCCGCCCGAGGCCAACCTCATGGCGGTGGCGCACTACCTCGAGGCGCTCGACTGGCAGCGGGACGTCATCCGGCTGCACACCATCTTCGGCGGCAAGAACCCGCACCCGAACTTCCTGGTGGGCGGCATGGCCTGCGCCATCAACCTTGAGGACACCGGGACGATCAACGCCGAGAAGCTGGTGGACGTGCAGGCGATGATCCGCCGCGCCCGGGAGTTCGTGGAACAGGTCTACTACCCGGACCTGGTGGCCATCGCCGGCTTCTACAAGGACTGGGCGGCGATCGGCGGCGGCACCCGCAACCACCTCTGCGTGGGCGAGTTCCCCGAGGGCGGCGTCAACGACCTCAAGGACCTCTACTTCCCCCGCGGCATCATCCTCAACGGCGACCTCTCGACCGTGCACGAGTACGACCACAAGCTGGTGAAGGAGTACATCACCAGCTCCTGGTACGAGTACCCGGGCGGCGACGACGTCGGGCTGCATCCCTTCGAGGGCGAGACCAAGGCCAAGTACTCCGGCCCGCCGACCCCGTGGCAGTACCTGCAGGGACTCGACAAGTACACCTGGATGAAGGCCCCGCGGTACGACGGCAAGCCGATGCAGGTGGGGCCGCTCAGCCGCATGCTGGTGGCCTATGCCAGCGGGCATGACGACGTGCAGGGCATCGTGAACGAGGCGCTGGGCAAGCTGGGCGTGGGGCCGGAGGCGCTGTTCTCCACCCTGGGCCGCACCGCGGCCCGCGGGCTCGAGACGGTGCTGATCGCCCGCCGGATGGACACCTGGTTCAACGCGCTCATCGAGCGGGTGAAGGGCGGCGACACCCGCACCTTCGCCGGCGAGAAGTGGGAGCCGTCGACCTGGCCGGCCAGCTGCGAGGGGTACGGCTACCTCGACGCCCCGCGCGGCGCGCTGGGCCACTGGGTGCAGATCAAGGAGGGCAAGATCAGCCGGTACCAGTGCGTGGTGCCGAGCACGTGGAACTGCTCCCCCCGCGACAAGCAGGGGCAGATGGGTCCCTACGAGGCGGCGCTCACCGACAACCACCCGCTGGTGAACCCGGAGCAGCCGATCGAGATCCTGCGCACCATCCATTCCTTCGATCCCTGCATGGCCTGCGGCGTGCACGTGCTCGACGCCCAGGGCAACAAGGTGACTGAGGTGAAGGTGCAATGA
- a CDS encoding DUF4445 domain-containing protein, whose amino-acid sequence MALPLRTVDFQPLGRRVDTEPTATLLDAARAAGVALQATCGGAGTCGSCRVQWISGELTPATAVELMELDATERATGLRLACQAYALSDARVHLPADSLCTTQRLQLEAHGAVTVDPLEAGPGGLGLAVDLGTTKVAMYLVDLATGETIASRAAPNPQIAYGEDVISRVAYAGQQPDGAAQLTRQIRDALVVLAREVCDAAGVRRAAVREVVVVGNTAMHHLLADLPVRQLGLAPYLPAMTGPLDFAARDLGFDLEPGARVYLPPVVAGFVGSDHVAMLLGTGLDRRAGTVLAVDIGTNTEMTLLHGGRLRTCSSPSGPAFEGAHLSTGMRAAPGAVEAVRIRGNTVQVRTIDDAPPIGICGSGILDLMAELRQAGLLNERGTLQGSHPALRSGAKGPEIVLAGARETGTGRDLTVVRRDLHEIQMAKAAIRSGIDVLLDRAGLGPEDLDEVLVAGAFGSYLDLRSALRIGMFPPVPRGRIRQVGNAAGLGARQLLVSPARRRRGEALAGRAEHVELSGEPSFRDRYLGALWIPHRHPGGVGGAVR is encoded by the coding sequence ATGGCCCTGCCCCTCCGCACCGTCGACTTCCAGCCGCTGGGCCGCCGGGTGGACACGGAACCGACCGCCACCCTGCTCGACGCGGCGCGTGCCGCCGGGGTGGCCCTGCAGGCGACCTGCGGCGGCGCCGGCACCTGCGGCAGCTGCCGGGTGCAGTGGATCAGCGGGGAGCTCACGCCCGCCACGGCGGTGGAGTTGATGGAGCTCGACGCCACGGAGCGCGCCACCGGGCTCCGGTTGGCGTGCCAGGCCTACGCCCTCTCCGACGCGCGGGTGCACCTCCCGGCCGACTCCCTCTGCACCACCCAGCGGCTGCAGCTCGAGGCGCACGGCGCGGTGACCGTGGACCCGCTCGAGGCGGGACCCGGCGGCCTGGGCCTCGCCGTCGACCTCGGGACCACCAAGGTGGCGATGTACCTGGTGGACCTGGCCACCGGGGAGACGATCGCCAGTCGCGCGGCCCCCAATCCCCAGATCGCGTACGGCGAGGACGTCATCAGCCGGGTGGCGTACGCCGGACAGCAGCCGGACGGCGCGGCCCAGCTCACCCGCCAGATCCGCGATGCGCTGGTGGTGCTGGCGCGCGAGGTCTGCGACGCGGCCGGGGTGCGCCGGGCGGCGGTGCGGGAGGTGGTGGTGGTCGGGAACACCGCGATGCACCACCTGCTGGCCGACCTCCCGGTGCGCCAGCTGGGGCTGGCCCCGTACCTGCCGGCGATGACGGGCCCGCTCGACTTCGCGGCCCGGGACCTGGGCTTCGACCTCGAGCCCGGGGCGCGGGTGTACCTGCCGCCGGTGGTGGCGGGATTCGTCGGCAGCGATCACGTGGCCATGCTGCTCGGCACCGGGCTCGACCGCCGCGCCGGCACCGTGCTGGCCGTGGACATCGGGACCAACACCGAGATGACGCTGCTGCATGGCGGCCGCCTCCGCACCTGCTCCTCGCCCTCGGGGCCGGCCTTCGAGGGGGCCCACCTCTCCACCGGCATGCGGGCCGCGCCGGGCGCGGTGGAGGCGGTCCGGATCCGCGGCAACACGGTGCAGGTGCGCACCATCGACGATGCGCCGCCGATCGGCATCTGCGGCTCGGGCATCCTCGACCTGATGGCGGAGCTGCGGCAGGCGGGGCTGCTCAACGAGCGCGGCACCCTCCAGGGCAGCCACCCGGCGCTGCGGTCCGGGGCCAAGGGGCCGGAGATCGTCCTGGCCGGGGCGCGGGAGACCGGCACGGGCCGGGACCTCACGGTGGTGCGGCGCGACCTGCACGAGATCCAGATGGCCAAGGCCGCGATCCGGAGCGGCATCGACGTGCTGCTCGACCGGGCCGGCCTCGGACCGGAGGACCTGGACGAAGTGCTGGTGGCGGGCGCCTTCGGCAGCTACCTCGACCTGCGGAGCGCGCTGCGCATCGGCATGTTCCCCCCGGTGCCCAGGGGCCGGATCCGGCAGGTAGGCAACGCCGCCGGCCTGGGCGCGCGGCAACTGCTGGTCTCCCCGGCGCGGCGGCGTCGGGGGGAGGCGCTGGCGGGGCGGGCGGAGCACGTGGAACTGAGCGGGGAGCCCTCCTTCCGCGATCGCTACCTGGGCGCGCTGTGGATTCCGCACCGCCACCCCGGCGGGGTGGGCGGCGCGGTGCGCTGA
- the hypF gene encoding carbamoyltransferase HypF has product MTAAPPAPRLACRVSVKGVVQGVGFRPFVHRLALRHHLDGWVRNASGEVALGLEGEGGALEAFLAELRAEAPPLAAIESVAVAWTDPEGLQGFRIEPSAEVPGARLPVPPDVALCPACEAELLDPMNRRYRYPFITCTDCGPRYTVIERLPYDRERTTMRAFTQCPDCRREYETPGDRRHHSETNSCPACGPALWFETGGEGAPAAWDEGALRDGAALLAAGGILALRGFGGFHLAADATSEAAVHTLRVRKGREAKPLAVMVRSVAAARALATVSPAEAAMLERPERPIVLLRARSGAGLAPGVAPGMDTIGVMLPATPLHLLLAEALDRPLVMTSGNLSEEPIAIGNQEARRRLAVIADGFLLHDREILSRADDSVLRVVADAPLFLRRSRGYAPLPARLPVPAPVPLLAVGPHLKNTFTVAAGHQAWLSPHIGDLENLEGLEHFRHTLAGYRRLFAIDPEAVVHDLHPGYLSTRVAQELGLPVTLAVQHHHAHIAAVLAEHGETGPVIGVAYDGTGYGPDGAVWGGEILVADLTGYRRMAHLRYAPLPGGDLAARRPWRALMGYASLDGSLHTVIEPVTAQVAPTELSLVERQLAARLNAPLASSMGRLFDAAAAVLGLREVVGYEGQAAMELEALADGRTASEYPMPLEDEPDGTFVLDPLPMLVRLGLRRKRGGDLGDLAADFHASIARGTELAVRRVAEQAQLHTVVLGGGVFQNARLLASLRTRLERCRFRVLTARDLPPNDGAVSYGQAAIAAAQLARRAEFTAT; this is encoded by the coding sequence GTGACCGCCGCCCCGCCGGCCCCGCGCCTCGCCTGCCGCGTCTCGGTGAAGGGCGTGGTGCAGGGCGTGGGGTTCCGGCCGTTCGTCCACCGCCTCGCGCTCCGCCACCACCTCGACGGCTGGGTCCGCAACGCCTCCGGCGAGGTGGCCCTCGGCCTCGAGGGCGAGGGAGGCGCGCTGGAGGCGTTCCTGGCCGAGCTGCGGGCCGAGGCGCCGCCGCTCGCGGCCATCGAGTCGGTGGCGGTGGCCTGGACCGACCCGGAGGGGCTGCAGGGGTTCCGGATCGAGCCCAGCGCCGAGGTGCCGGGCGCCCGGCTGCCGGTGCCCCCCGACGTGGCCCTCTGCCCCGCCTGCGAGGCCGAGCTGCTCGACCCGATGAACCGGCGCTACCGCTACCCGTTCATCACCTGCACCGACTGCGGCCCCCGCTACACCGTCATCGAGCGCCTGCCGTACGACCGCGAACGCACCACGATGCGGGCCTTCACCCAGTGCCCCGACTGCCGCCGCGAGTACGAGACGCCGGGCGACCGGCGGCATCACTCCGAGACCAACAGCTGCCCCGCCTGCGGCCCGGCGCTCTGGTTCGAGACCGGCGGGGAGGGCGCGCCGGCCGCCTGGGACGAGGGGGCGCTGCGGGACGGGGCCGCGTTGCTGGCGGCCGGCGGGATCCTGGCGCTGCGCGGGTTCGGCGGGTTCCACCTGGCCGCCGATGCCACCAGCGAGGCCGCGGTGCACACGCTCCGGGTGCGGAAGGGGCGCGAGGCCAAGCCGCTGGCGGTGATGGTGCGATCGGTGGCGGCGGCGCGGGCGCTCGCCACGGTGAGCCCGGCGGAGGCCGCGATGCTGGAGCGGCCGGAGCGGCCCATCGTGCTGCTGCGCGCCCGGAGCGGCGCCGGCCTCGCGCCCGGGGTGGCGCCGGGGATGGACACCATCGGCGTGATGCTGCCGGCCACGCCGCTGCACCTGCTGCTGGCCGAGGCGCTGGATCGGCCGCTGGTGATGACCAGCGGCAACCTGAGCGAGGAGCCGATCGCCATCGGCAACCAGGAGGCCCGCCGCCGGCTGGCGGTGATCGCCGACGGCTTCCTGCTGCACGACCGCGAGATCCTCAGCCGGGCCGACGACAGCGTGCTGCGGGTGGTGGCGGACGCGCCCCTCTTCCTGCGGCGCTCGCGCGGGTACGCCCCGCTCCCCGCGCGCCTGCCGGTGCCCGCGCCGGTCCCGCTGCTCGCGGTGGGGCCGCACCTCAAGAACACCTTCACCGTGGCGGCCGGGCATCAGGCGTGGCTCAGCCCGCACATCGGCGACCTCGAGAACCTCGAGGGGCTGGAGCATTTCCGGCACACGCTCGCGGGGTACCGCCGGCTGTTCGCGATCGATCCCGAGGCGGTGGTGCACGACCTGCACCCGGGGTATCTCTCCACCCGGGTGGCCCAGGAGCTGGGCCTGCCGGTGACCCTCGCGGTGCAGCACCACCACGCCCACATCGCGGCCGTGCTGGCGGAGCATGGCGAGACCGGCCCGGTGATCGGCGTGGCCTACGATGGCACCGGCTACGGCCCGGACGGCGCGGTGTGGGGCGGCGAGATCCTGGTGGCCGACCTCACGGGCTACCGGCGCATGGCCCACCTGCGCTATGCCCCGCTCCCCGGCGGCGACCTGGCGGCGCGGCGGCCATGGCGGGCCCTGATGGGGTACGCCTCGCTCGACGGCTCGCTGCACACGGTGATCGAGCCGGTGACGGCGCAGGTCGCGCCGACGGAGCTCTCCCTGGTGGAGCGCCAGCTGGCGGCGCGCCTCAATGCCCCGCTGGCCTCGTCCATGGGCCGGCTGTTCGATGCCGCCGCGGCGGTGCTGGGCCTGCGCGAGGTGGTGGGATACGAGGGCCAGGCGGCGATGGAGCTCGAGGCCCTGGCCGACGGCCGCACCGCCTCGGAGTACCCGATGCCGCTCGAGGATGAGCCCGACGGGACCTTCGTGCTGGACCCGCTGCCGATGCTGGTGCGGCTCGGGCTCCGCCGCAAGCGCGGCGGCGACCTCGGCGACCTCGCGGCCGACTTCCACGCCAGCATCGCCCGCGGCACCGAGCTGGCCGTGCGCCGGGTGGCGGAGCAGGCGCAGCTGCACACCGTGGTCCTGGGCGGCGGGGTGTTCCAGAACGCCCGCCTCCTCGCGTCCCTGCGGACCCGGCTCGAACGCTGCCGGTTCCGCGTCCTGACCGCCCGTGACCTGCCGCCCAACGATGGCGCGGTGAGTTACGGCCAGGCGGCCATCGCCGCCGCCCAACTCGCCCGCCGGGCGGAGTTCACCGCTACCTGA
- a CDS encoding HyaD/HybD family hydrogenase maturation endopeptidase: MTCNALVLGLGNPIMGDDGLGLAALARLARDWDLPPSVSLVDGGTWGMNLLPQIETADQLILLDAIRAGTPPGTLVVIERDDLPRYFSLKISPHQIDLREVLGLAELRGTLPALAVAIGAEPQDVELGTSLTPAVEARVEDVVLRAVDRLAHWGHRPVRRAELAHA; encoded by the coding sequence ATGACATGTAACGCGCTGGTGCTCGGGCTGGGCAATCCCATCATGGGGGACGATGGCCTGGGCCTCGCCGCGCTCGCGCGGCTGGCCCGGGACTGGGACCTCCCGCCGTCGGTGTCCCTGGTCGACGGCGGCACGTGGGGCATGAACCTGTTGCCCCAGATCGAGACCGCGGACCAGCTGATCCTGCTCGACGCCATCCGGGCCGGCACCCCGCCGGGCACCCTGGTGGTGATCGAGCGGGACGACCTGCCCCGGTACTTCAGCCTCAAGATCTCCCCCCACCAGATCGACCTGCGCGAGGTGCTCGGCCTGGCCGAGTTGCGGGGCACTCTGCCCGCGCTCGCGGTGGCCATCGGCGCCGAGCCGCAGGACGTCGAGCTGGGGACCAGCCTCACGCCAGCCGTCGAGGCGCGGGTGGAGGACGTGGTGCTCCGGGCGGTGGACCGCCTGGCGCACTGGGGCCACCGCCCGGTGCGCCGCGCCGAGCTGGCCCATGCATGA
- the hypB gene encoding hydrogenase nickel incorporation protein HypB, which produces MMAVRTIDVRERVMAKNDELAALVRQRLQASGVPSFNLVSSPGSGKTSLLERTLEVLGEELGIAVMTGDVQTQNDADRLARRTERLVQAVVTGGACHLDAAQVTAALEAIDLECTRLLFIENVGNLVCPASWDLGETAKIVVLSVTEGEDKPLKYPKMFRMARYAVLNKIDLLPHLDFDLDLAVRYAREINPELRFFFTSARSGEGLDEWFQFLRAEARAPAHR; this is translated from the coding sequence ATGATGGCCGTCCGGACGATTGACGTGCGGGAGCGGGTCATGGCGAAGAACGACGAGCTCGCCGCCCTGGTCCGGCAGCGGCTCCAGGCCTCCGGCGTGCCCTCGTTCAACCTGGTCTCCTCGCCCGGCTCCGGGAAGACGAGCCTGCTGGAGCGCACCCTCGAGGTGCTCGGCGAGGAGCTCGGGATCGCGGTCATGACCGGCGACGTCCAGACCCAGAACGACGCCGACCGCCTGGCCCGCCGCACCGAACGCCTGGTGCAGGCGGTGGTCACCGGCGGGGCCTGCCACCTCGACGCCGCGCAGGTCACGGCCGCCCTGGAGGCGATCGACCTGGAGTGCACCCGGCTGCTGTTCATCGAGAACGTCGGCAACCTCGTCTGCCCCGCGAGCTGGGACCTCGGCGAGACCGCCAAGATCGTGGTGCTCTCCGTGACCGAGGGCGAGGACAAGCCGCTCAAGTACCCCAAGATGTTCCGCATGGCGCGCTACGCCGTGCTCAACAAGATCGACCTGCTGCCGCACCTCGACTTCGACCTGGACCTGGCCGTCCGCTACGCCCGCGAGATCAACCCGGAGCTGCGGTTCTTCTTCACCTCCGCCCGGTCCGGGGAGGGCCTCGACGAGTGGTTCCAGTTCCTCCGGGCGGAAGCCCGGGCCCCCGCCCACCGGTGA
- a CDS encoding hydrogenase small subunit, whose product MSGVVPSLFPASGSVEEELERHGVSRREFMEYCSSLCVVLGVGKTAAPKMAAAILADRRPSVIWIQLQECTGCVESVIRTSEPSIGNLVLDQISLDFSHTLMAASGHAAESAAKTVMEAEKGKYLLVVTGSVPTADGGIYLTIGGRTAQTVLEEAAEGAAAILALGACAHWGSVQAARPNPTGAVGISEIIKNRPIVNIAGCPPIADVVTATVAHFLTFGRLPSVDSDGRPLFAYGARIHDQCPRRANFDAGQYVEKFDDEAAKKAWCLYHVGCKGPATFSPCPIFQWNSKTDWPIGAGHPCIGCTERGFWDTMTPFYDRLPDVGGFGIEQKVDIFGAALAVGATAGVLAHAAATGVHQMRERKRSLPVIDSPSGGPGTPNA is encoded by the coding sequence ATGTCCGGAGTCGTACCCTCCCTCTTCCCCGCCAGCGGATCGGTGGAGGAAGAACTCGAGCGCCACGGGGTTTCCCGGCGCGAGTTCATGGAATACTGCAGCAGCCTGTGCGTGGTCCTGGGTGTCGGGAAGACGGCGGCGCCGAAGATGGCGGCGGCGATCCTGGCGGACCGGCGGCCCAGCGTGATCTGGATCCAGCTGCAGGAGTGCACGGGCTGCGTGGAGAGCGTCATCCGGACGTCGGAGCCGTCGATCGGGAACCTCGTGCTGGACCAGATCTCGCTCGACTTCTCCCACACCCTGATGGCGGCCTCGGGCCACGCGGCGGAGTCGGCCGCGAAGACGGTGATGGAGGCGGAGAAGGGCAAGTACCTGCTGGTGGTGACCGGTTCGGTGCCGACGGCGGATGGCGGGATCTACCTGACCATCGGCGGGCGGACGGCGCAGACGGTGCTGGAGGAGGCGGCCGAGGGCGCGGCCGCGATCCTGGCGCTGGGGGCGTGCGCCCACTGGGGCAGCGTGCAGGCGGCGCGGCCCAACCCGACGGGGGCGGTGGGGATCTCGGAGATCATCAAGAACCGTCCCATCGTCAACATCGCCGGCTGCCCACCGATCGCCGACGTGGTGACGGCGACGGTGGCGCACTTCCTGACGTTCGGCCGGCTGCCGTCGGTGGATTCCGACGGGCGGCCGCTGTTCGCCTACGGGGCGCGGATCCACGACCAGTGCCCGCGGCGGGCCAACTTCGACGCCGGGCAGTACGTCGAGAAGTTCGATGACGAGGCGGCCAAGAAGGCGTGGTGCCTGTACCACGTGGGCTGCAAGGGACCGGCGACGTTCTCCCCCTGCCCGATCTTCCAGTGGAACAGCAAGACCGACTGGCCGATCGGCGCGGGGCACCCGTGCATCGGCTGCACCGAGCGCGGGTTCTGGGACACCATGACGCCGTTCTACGACCGGCTGCCGGACGTGGGCGGGTTCGGCATCGAGCAGAAGGTGGACATCTTCGGGGCGGCGCTGGCGGTCGGCGCCACGGCGGGCGTCCTGGCGCACGCGGCCGCGACGGGCGTGCACCAGATGCGGGAGCGCAAGCGTTCCCTGCCCGTGATCGACTCCCCGTCCGGTGGCCCCGGCACCCCTAACGCGTGA
- the cybH gene encoding Ni/Fe-hydrogenase, b-type cytochrome subunit → MTAHTPAAGAPGGNAEGFTLARKVPPPSGNYRWVYLWGAPLRAMHWVAAISLLVLAVTGLYIGKPYFITSGDTRDHFVMGWFRLAHYIAACLLVMTGIVRMYWLLAGNKFERLRALFPLRPRDWVNMVQQVKYYLMVEPEKAPHYLGHNPLQQMSYTGIYLAGILAVVTGFAMYGQADPDGLIYKGFNWVGMAFGGFPVVRFVHHVLTWVFVAFIPIHIYLAIRADHLERTGVISSIITGGRFVPATQHYVDQDDM, encoded by the coding sequence ATGACCGCCCACACTCCCGCCGCCGGGGCCCCCGGCGGCAACGCCGAGGGCTTCACCCTGGCCCGGAAGGTCCCGCCGCCAAGCGGGAACTACCGCTGGGTGTACCTCTGGGGCGCCCCCCTGCGCGCCATGCACTGGGTGGCCGCCATCAGCCTGCTGGTGCTGGCCGTCACCGGGCTCTACATCGGCAAGCCGTACTTCATCACCTCGGGCGACACCCGGGACCACTTCGTGATGGGCTGGTTCCGGCTGGCGCACTACATCGCGGCCTGCCTGCTGGTGATGACCGGGATCGTGCGGATGTACTGGCTGCTTGCGGGCAACAAGTTCGAGCGGCTCCGCGCCCTCTTCCCGCTCCGCCCGCGCGACTGGGTCAACATGGTGCAGCAGGTCAAGTACTACCTGATGGTGGAGCCCGAGAAGGCGCCCCACTACCTGGGGCACAACCCGCTGCAGCAGATGAGCTATACCGGCATCTACCTCGCGGGCATCCTCGCCGTGGTCACCGGCTTCGCGATGTACGGGCAGGCGGACCCGGACGGACTGATCTACAAGGGCTTCAACTGGGTGGGCATGGCGTTCGGCGGGTTCCCGGTGGTGCGGTTCGTCCACCACGTGCTCACCTGGGTGTTCGTCGCGTTCATCCCGATCCACATCTACCTGGCCATCCGCGCCGACCACCTGGAGCGGACCGGCGTGATCTCCTCGATCATCACCGGCGGCCGGTTCGTCCCGGCCACCCAGCACTACGTGGACCAGGATGACATGTAA